One genomic region from Reichenbachiella ulvae encodes:
- the lpdA gene encoding dihydrolipoyl dehydrogenase — MANKYDVIVIGSGPGGYVAAIRASQLGKKVAVVEKAEIGGICLNWGCIPTKALLKSASVFEYISHAENYGITVGDSKVDFGGMIKRSRGVADTMSKGIQFLLKKNKIDQLLGFGKIAPNKTVTVTDADNKTESYTADSIIIATGGRSRELPNLPIDGKKIIGYREAMSMSKQPKKMVIVGSGAIGVEFAYFYNSIGTDVTIVEYLPNIVPVEDEDVSKQLARSFKKQGMEIMTSAEVTNVDTAGKGCKVTVKTKKGEEQIECDVVLSAVGVSTNIEGIGLEEVGVMTDKGKVIVDDYYKTNIPGIYAIGDIVHGPALAHVSSAEAIICVEKICGESPEPLDYENIPGCTYCTPEIASVGMTEKQAKEAGYEIKVGKFPFSASGKAQAGGNAEGFVKVIFDAKYGEWLGCHLIGAGVTDMIAEAVVARKLETTGHEIMKAVHPHPTMSEAIKDAVEDAYGEAVHL; from the coding sequence ATGGCAAACAAATATGACGTAATAGTGATAGGTAGCGGTCCTGGCGGATACGTTGCAGCTATCAGAGCCTCTCAGTTAGGAAAAAAAGTAGCAGTAGTAGAGAAAGCAGAGATCGGCGGTATCTGTCTCAACTGGGGATGTATCCCTACCAAAGCGCTGCTTAAAAGTGCGAGTGTATTCGAATACATTTCTCACGCAGAGAACTATGGCATCACTGTAGGAGATTCTAAAGTGGATTTCGGCGGTATGATCAAAAGAAGCCGTGGAGTGGCCGACACCATGTCCAAAGGGATCCAGTTCCTACTGAAGAAAAACAAAATCGACCAACTGTTAGGTTTCGGAAAAATCGCCCCTAACAAAACTGTAACTGTAACCGACGCAGACAACAAAACGGAAAGCTACACTGCCGACAGCATCATCATCGCGACTGGTGGTAGATCTAGAGAGCTTCCTAACTTACCAATCGACGGCAAAAAAATCATCGGCTATAGAGAGGCGATGAGCATGTCAAAGCAGCCTAAGAAAATGGTAATCGTAGGTTCTGGCGCGATTGGAGTAGAGTTCGCTTACTTCTACAACTCAATCGGTACAGATGTGACGATCGTAGAGTACCTACCGAACATCGTACCGGTAGAGGACGAGGATGTGTCTAAGCAACTGGCTCGTTCGTTCAAAAAGCAAGGCATGGAAATCATGACCAGCGCCGAAGTAACTAACGTCGACACGGCAGGAAAAGGCTGTAAAGTAACAGTAAAGACCAAAAAAGGTGAAGAGCAAATCGAATGTGATGTAGTACTATCTGCAGTAGGTGTATCTACCAACATCGAAGGTATCGGACTGGAAGAAGTGGGTGTAATGACCGACAAAGGAAAAGTAATCGTAGACGACTACTACAAAACCAACATCCCAGGCATCTATGCGATCGGCGATATTGTACACGGTCCAGCATTGGCTCACGTATCATCTGCTGAGGCGATCATCTGTGTAGAAAAAATCTGTGGTGAGTCTCCAGAGCCTTTGGATTACGAAAACATCCCTGGGTGTACTTACTGTACTCCAGAAATCGCTTCTGTAGGTATGACTGAAAAGCAAGCCAAAGAAGCAGGATACGAAATCAAAGTAGGTAAATTCCCATTCTCTGCTTCTGGTAAAGCACAGGCTGGTGGAAATGCTGAAGGTTTTGTAAAAGTAATCTTTGACGCGAAATATGGCGAGTGGTTAGGTTGTCACCTGATCGGTGCTGGCGTGACTGACATGATCGCTGAAGCTGTAGTAGCTAGAAAACTAGAAACTACCGGACACGAAATCATGAAGGCAGTTCACCCTCACCCAACTATGTCTGAGGCTATCAAAGACGCAGTAGAGGATGCTTACGGTGAAGCAGTTCACTTGTAA
- the fabG gene encoding 3-oxoacyl-[acyl-carrier-protein] reductase codes for MKLLEGKTALVTGASKGIGRAIALKYAEQGANVAFTYLSSVEKGEALVAELEAFGVKAKGYRSDASKFDAAEQLIAGVVEDFGQLDILVNNAGITKDNLLMRITEEAWDDVINVNLKSCFNTVKAATRTFMKQKAGSIINVSSVVGVKGNAGQSNYAASKAGIIGFTKSVALELGSRNIRCNAIAPGFIETEMTDVLDEKVVQSWRDAIPMKRGGKPEEVADVCVFLGSDMSTYVSGQVLNICGAMLT; via the coding sequence ATGAAATTATTGGAAGGAAAAACTGCATTGGTTACAGGTGCTTCTAAAGGTATCGGTAGAGCTATCGCGTTGAAATATGCAGAACAAGGTGCTAACGTGGCTTTTACTTATTTGTCAAGTGTAGAAAAAGGAGAGGCTTTGGTAGCTGAACTGGAAGCTTTTGGCGTGAAGGCGAAAGGTTACCGATCTGATGCGTCTAAATTCGATGCAGCAGAGCAGTTGATCGCTGGTGTAGTGGAGGACTTTGGTCAGCTGGACATCTTGGTCAACAATGCCGGGATCACCAAAGACAACCTTCTGATGAGAATAACTGAAGAGGCTTGGGATGACGTGATCAACGTGAATCTGAAGTCTTGTTTCAATACAGTAAAGGCGGCTACTCGTACTTTCATGAAGCAGAAAGCGGGATCGATCATCAACGTGTCTTCTGTAGTGGGGGTGAAAGGAAATGCGGGACAGTCCAACTATGCAGCCTCTAAAGCGGGTATCATTGGTTTTACCAAATCGGTGGCTTTGGAGTTAGGTTCTAGAAACATCCGATGCAATGCCATCGCTCCGGGTTTTATCGAGACTGAGATGACTGATGTGCTAGACGAAAAAGTAGTACAAAGCTGGAGAGACGCTATCCCAATGAAGCGTGGAGGAAAGCCAGAAGAGGTGGCTGACGTATGTGTGTTCTTAGGATCAGACATGTCGACCTATGTGTCTGGACAAGTATTGAATATCTGTGGTGCGATGTTGACATAA
- a CDS encoding VWA domain-containing protein: MPIIQFEYSLWLLPLYFLLALGLTFLLYSKQGPWSKTTQRVLFAVRLLLLTWLAVLLLNPLVNQYLEQVEKPTVVLAIDNSSSMTNGVDSLQLVQLQSDLGSLQSQLEEKNYQVDWVGLDNQSLDKNSLQFTEENTDLGAMLQEIQARYENTNLASVFLVSDGKFNRGSSPIYQTQQFDLHTIGVGDTIQKLDLELRTLRYNKVAYQGNRFPIIAEVYNYGFAGEETQIRVKKNSKVLKTETIRLQSKESLSRVELEVEASAKGLQRYTIELVALSGEAVIENNRRNIYIDVIDGKQKIALIAPAPHPDLKALRTVIEQNKNFEVHTFLPGQKPLPKEKFDLAIVHQAFDRYNRTQKELDELLAQSVPMFYILGPRSNLNALNKYVPGLTIDQKRNQRDQVVGQLNQGFGLFTLSDETNERWAEFVPVSVPYGDIQAPAKAQVLLNQKVGSVTIDKPLMFVQELDRSKMAVLLADGIWQWRLQEYALYEDTETFDDLFLKLIQYLSTKVDKRKFRCYPVENEFVTNQSVSFQAELYNEIYERVYGSEVVITIQSDEMPEKEFSFTPSSQYSELEITSLAAGSYQYRAETQLNGKRHTASGTFVVKDEQLEQLDQVADFTLLRQLASENQGHFYAFDSLAPLWSDLGQLDYKSRIHYQDQTFPVINLLWALILVLSLASLEWGGRKYSGGY, encoded by the coding sequence TTGCCGATTATCCAATTCGAATATTCGCTCTGGCTATTGCCACTCTATTTTCTACTGGCTTTGGGCTTGACTTTTTTGCTGTATTCCAAACAAGGGCCATGGAGCAAAACCACTCAGCGTGTATTATTTGCTGTCAGATTGCTATTGCTGACCTGGCTGGCTGTCCTGTTGCTCAATCCGCTGGTCAACCAATATCTCGAGCAGGTAGAAAAACCGACTGTTGTATTGGCTATCGACAATTCCAGCTCTATGACCAATGGGGTAGATAGTCTGCAGCTCGTTCAGTTGCAATCGGATCTGGGATCCTTACAATCCCAGCTCGAAGAGAAAAATTATCAGGTGGATTGGGTGGGATTGGATAATCAATCCTTAGACAAAAACAGCCTGCAATTCACAGAAGAAAATACGGATCTGGGAGCCATGCTGCAAGAGATTCAGGCCCGATATGAAAACACCAATCTGGCTTCTGTATTTCTGGTTTCGGATGGTAAATTCAATCGCGGCAGTTCGCCCATCTATCAGACGCAGCAATTTGACCTCCATACCATCGGAGTAGGGGATACCATACAAAAGCTGGATCTGGAGCTAAGGACCCTTCGCTATAATAAGGTGGCTTATCAGGGCAATCGCTTTCCAATCATCGCAGAAGTGTATAATTATGGTTTTGCTGGTGAGGAGACTCAAATTAGGGTGAAGAAAAACTCGAAAGTGCTTAAGACTGAAACGATCCGTCTCCAATCCAAAGAATCGCTTAGTAGAGTCGAGCTGGAGGTCGAAGCAAGTGCAAAAGGATTGCAACGCTATACAATCGAATTGGTAGCGCTATCAGGAGAGGCGGTGATCGAAAACAACCGTCGAAACATATACATCGATGTGATCGATGGCAAGCAGAAAATTGCATTGATTGCGCCTGCCCCTCATCCGGATTTGAAAGCACTCAGGACTGTGATTGAACAGAACAAAAATTTTGAAGTACACACTTTCCTCCCGGGGCAAAAGCCTTTGCCAAAGGAGAAGTTTGATCTGGCGATAGTTCATCAGGCATTTGATAGATACAACCGCACACAAAAGGAGCTAGACGAGTTGTTGGCCCAATCTGTCCCTATGTTTTACATTCTCGGTCCCAGATCCAACTTGAATGCACTCAATAAGTATGTCCCAGGACTAACTATTGATCAGAAACGAAACCAGAGAGATCAGGTAGTAGGGCAATTGAACCAGGGCTTTGGGCTTTTCACTTTGAGTGATGAGACCAACGAGCGATGGGCAGAGTTTGTGCCCGTCTCGGTACCCTATGGAGATATTCAAGCCCCTGCCAAGGCTCAGGTGCTCTTGAATCAGAAGGTGGGGTCAGTGACGATCGACAAGCCTTTGATGTTTGTTCAGGAGCTGGACCGCAGCAAGATGGCGGTTTTGCTGGCAGATGGGATTTGGCAATGGAGATTGCAAGAATATGCCCTATATGAAGATACCGAGACCTTTGACGATTTGTTTCTTAAGTTGATCCAGTACCTCAGTACCAAAGTAGACAAAAGGAAATTTCGTTGCTACCCAGTCGAAAATGAGTTTGTCACCAATCAGAGTGTTTCATTTCAGGCAGAATTGTACAACGAGATTTATGAGCGAGTCTATGGCTCAGAGGTGGTGATTACTATACAGTCAGACGAGATGCCTGAGAAAGAATTTAGTTTCACCCCATCTTCTCAATATTCTGAGCTGGAGATTACCTCGCTGGCTGCTGGTAGCTATCAGTACAGGGCCGAGACGCAGCTCAATGGAAAGCGCCATACAGCTTCCGGCACTTTTGTGGTGAAGGACGAACAGCTGGAACAGTTGGACCAGGTAGCAGATTTTACCTTACTTCGACAGCTGGCGAGTGAGAATCAAGGGCATTTTTATGCTTTCGACAGTTTGGCTCCTCTTTGGTCGGATTTGGGGCAGCTGGACTACAAGAGTAGAATCCACTATCAAGACCAGACCTTTCCTGTTATCAATTTGTTGTGGGCCTTGATTTTGGTGCTTTCTCTGGCCTCACTTGAGTGGGGAGGAAGAAAGTATAGCGGGGGGTACTAG
- a CDS encoding 1-aminocyclopropane-1-carboxylate deaminase/D-cysteine desulfhydrase — protein sequence MFEKSDPTPLVAIEDELLQEKNLKLYIKREDLIDPEISGNKWRKLKYNLIKAKEQGKEIVLTFGGAYSNHIAATAAAAKRFGFHAIGVIRGEELNENSNPTLRKAHENGMQLLFVSRPDYMFRTSPHWLSMHQQEYSAFIIPEGGSNHLAIQGVKEILNEIEIDFDYITCPVGTGGTLAGLASGLHPHQKALGFASLSGEGYLEKEVGQLLSPEFHSRKEIIHDYDFGGYAKHDPKLIEFIQEFYNKHQIALDPIYTGKMMYGLYDRIKKDKFESGKTIIAVHTGGLQGIAGFNEKYGLELKA from the coding sequence ATGTTTGAAAAATCCGATCCCACTCCACTCGTTGCTATCGAGGATGAATTGCTCCAAGAGAAGAATCTCAAGCTGTATATAAAGCGTGAAGATTTGATTGATCCCGAAATATCCGGGAACAAATGGAGAAAGCTCAAATACAACCTGATCAAGGCAAAAGAGCAGGGCAAGGAAATCGTTTTGACTTTTGGGGGAGCCTATTCTAACCACATAGCTGCTACTGCTGCTGCAGCCAAACGTTTTGGCTTTCATGCGATCGGGGTGATCCGTGGTGAGGAGCTCAACGAAAACTCCAACCCAACCCTAAGGAAGGCTCACGAAAACGGCATGCAATTGCTATTCGTCAGTAGACCAGACTACATGTTCAGAACCAGTCCTCACTGGCTCAGCATGCATCAGCAAGAATACAGCGCGTTCATCATTCCAGAAGGCGGCAGCAATCACCTGGCGATCCAGGGGGTAAAAGAGATTCTGAACGAAATAGAAATCGACTTTGACTACATCACCTGTCCGGTGGGTACTGGCGGTACTTTAGCAGGTCTAGCCTCGGGCCTTCACCCACACCAGAAGGCACTGGGTTTTGCTTCCTTGAGCGGGGAAGGTTATTTAGAAAAAGAAGTCGGACAATTGCTGTCTCCAGAGTTCCATTCCCGAAAGGAGATCATTCATGACTATGACTTTGGCGGCTATGCCAAGCATGATCCCAAATTGATCGAGTTCATACAGGAATTTTACAACAAACACCAGATCGCCTTAGACCCGATCTACACAGGCAAAATGATGTATGGTCTGTATGACCGAATCAAAAAAGACAAGTTCGAATCAGGCAAAACTATCATAGCAGTACACACCGGCGGACTGCAGGGGATTGCTGGATTCAATGAAAAATATGGGCTGGAATTGAAAGCTTAA
- a CDS encoding tellurite resistance TerB family protein, translated as MPDNNFPHLLLRTAFSFMTCDGHIDKKEIVSIMKMAQEKYLFGQVEVDKELEEMLGKINRIGTEYLKDFFRKVHRAHLSDEEQLQMIQVAVDIIYADLEVKEDEVKFLRVLRTMLDVSDSAILNNFPQLAKDFMWEDDFTDAYVKQLYANYFKDKKMPVFDVSDVMDITQEVLEELK; from the coding sequence ATGCCCGATAACAATTTCCCCCACTTACTGCTTCGTACGGCCTTTTCTTTTATGACTTGCGATGGCCATATCGACAAGAAAGAAATCGTTTCAATTATGAAAATGGCCCAGGAAAAATACCTTTTTGGTCAGGTTGAAGTCGATAAGGAGTTAGAAGAAATGCTGGGAAAAATCAATCGAATAGGAACAGAGTATCTCAAAGATTTTTTCCGAAAGGTTCACCGCGCACACCTCAGCGACGAAGAGCAATTGCAAATGATACAAGTAGCTGTCGATATCATTTATGCTGATTTGGAGGTAAAAGAAGACGAGGTGAAATTCTTACGTGTGCTTCGTACCATGTTGGACGTCTCGGACAGTGCGATACTCAACAACTTCCCACAATTGGCCAAGGATTTCATGTGGGAGGACGACTTTACAGATGCCTATGTCAAGCAGCTTTATGCCAATTACTTCAAAGACAAGAAAATGCCGGTCTTCGATGTATCTGATGTAATGGACATTACGCAAGAAGTATTAGAAGAATTAAAGTAA
- a CDS encoding DMT family transporter produces the protein MDKKIFQFLQLGLAILIMSSSGTLGRYIGIPPEQTIWVRCVIGALTLLLVLKVRNTPVSIGWGRTFRRVVIGALFLGGHWVTYFYALQYTSVAIGMLSLFTYPVITALLEPLMLGYKHQWTDVLIALFAFSGVFFLVPEYSLGNQVTIGIACGVVSALCYSLRNILMKKNVGEHSGVTLMFYQLSVLSLVLFPVMYMGDFGSNWDGVLDSWKSLLLLGVLTTATGHTLFVLSFRYFSITAISIISSLTPLFGIVLGIIFLSEIPQGRVLIGGAIILATVIIESIRSAKK, from the coding sequence TTGGACAAGAAGATATTTCAATTTCTACAATTAGGTCTGGCCATATTGATCATGAGTTCTTCGGGGACTTTGGGACGCTATATCGGTATCCCTCCGGAGCAAACAATCTGGGTCAGATGTGTCATCGGAGCGCTTACCCTGCTTCTCGTTTTGAAAGTACGAAATACGCCAGTTTCTATTGGCTGGGGGAGAACCTTTCGTCGTGTGGTGATTGGCGCTTTGTTTTTAGGCGGTCATTGGGTGACTTATTTTTATGCTTTGCAATATACCTCGGTAGCGATCGGGATGCTGTCACTTTTTACTTATCCTGTGATCACGGCTTTGCTGGAACCTCTGATGCTGGGGTATAAGCACCAATGGACGGATGTGTTGATTGCCTTATTTGCTTTTAGTGGAGTGTTTTTCCTCGTGCCAGAATATAGCCTCGGTAATCAGGTGACGATTGGGATTGCTTGTGGAGTGGTATCCGCCTTGTGCTACTCCCTACGCAACATTCTGATGAAGAAAAATGTAGGAGAGCATTCTGGCGTGACTTTGATGTTTTATCAGTTGTCCGTGCTAAGCCTGGTTTTGTTTCCCGTCATGTACATGGGGGATTTTGGTTCAAACTGGGATGGAGTCTTGGATAGCTGGAAATCTCTCTTGTTGCTTGGGGTTTTGACTACCGCTACAGGTCATACCTTGTTTGTCTTAAGTTTCAGGTATTTTTCTATTACTGCTATTAGTATCATTAGCAGTTTGACTCCATTGTTCGGTATTGTTTTAGGCATCATATTCCTTTCAGAAATCCCTCAGGGTAGAGTGCTGATAGGAGGGGCTATCATTCTCGCAACCGTGATCATAGAGAGCATTCGCTCTGCTAAAAAATAG